The Daphnia carinata strain CSIRO-1 chromosome 1, CSIRO_AGI_Dcar_HiC_V3, whole genome shotgun sequence sequence ATAAATCCGCATCATGAAGGCGAAATAATATATGCACTATGCCATATCGTTGTTTCTTagctttttttattgtgattTCCATATTTCTTCTAAAAGCCGAATTTTATTCAGTTTTTTAATACGCGGAATTCATATTAGCGCCGTTCGGGACTGCTTGTGTCGTATAACTTGACGTAGCCGGACGCGCAATAGGTTTAAATTTGGCATCCGCCTATGCATGTAGTCGCACCCTTCCATTCCGGAGAAAGGAAGGCGAGACAACTTTTGCATTCACACAATAATCTAGTAATAATAAACGTAATGATAACAATTTGGTTGGGCCTTCTTGTTGCAAAGCTTTTGCCATACGAATGACTAGGAATTGCCATACCATCAACAAAACGTCTTTTTCATTTGGGTGTATTCCTTTTGCGAACAGTTTTCGAACAGCATAGACAGCTTTCGTTACGAAATTCGGCGAGAAATTTGTGTTGGTATGTGCGGATTCATTCAATGTGTAGCCGTTCCTGCGCTTCGGATGGCGAGGGTTCCTCTTCGGAATATTTTTCAGTCAGCCCCAGTTTTTCTCCGGTAACCCTATACATCACCGTACATCAACACATtatagcaaaataaaaataataatttaaaaaatcaagacGGAATAGAATTACGAATTTGGGGTGAAGAATGGGGTAGGCAGGTATGCGCTTTGCCAGACCCAAAACAGTTGGAAAGCACGATATAGCATTGACAAGGAAATGCGAAAAAGGATGTAGATCACTTACAGCAAAACATGTTTGCATTGTTCAGCTAGTTGATCAGGTTCTCCTCCGAGGTGGCAGGAATCAGGATATTGTTCATGAAGCGGACTGTGGGGAGGGTCAGAAAACTGGTTtgaatctctctctcttcgacAAATGCTCTTGCAATTCTTATAACGtagtctctttctttttttctgctctTAAAATATATTGCTTACTGTTTTGCTTTACGGAGACCTACCGCTGCCAACAGGCCGTGACCTAACGCTTTAAAGCTGGGCCACCAGCCACTCTTCTGTTGTTTCTCATTCGGCTCGGACTTGATCTCCCCCTGCGTTGAGGTGTTCGCCATCGCGACGggtaactttttatttatatttgaggagaacgaaaaaacaaaaacactgtggattaaacaagaaaaaaaaaaaaaaggggaaacacGAAACTCGTTTTTCTCAATTCATGTAATTATACTAGGGGCAGGTAACAACAACCGCAGTCTTATGTTAAATGGCGTATGAGTAGCTCTTTTCAGATTGAAATAACGACTGACCATCGTCCAAAGAGGGAGTAATAAAAAGTCGACGATAGAACGACGTCGAGCCCGACAAGTCGTTAAGCCCTAGCGGATCACCATTATGTGGAAACTGAATTGGATATAGAAAGTTCCGCCTAAGTAATGGACTCTTAAGAACGTCCGAGGAACCGATGGCTTTTTCCCACTTGTAACTAGATACGAATGGGCAACGCATGCAAATGAAGTCGCGGCAAGCTCTTCTCTTCTTGTCTTCCTCCAGTTGGATTTCCAGTGTTTTGGATATGTTTATTCTCCTCTGTATATAAATACGCAGCCATCGCTGATTATCGTTTCGGTTGGTTATTGGTTGTCTACATTTATTGCTATACGAGCTATGATGACTACGACCAGACGTATCATCATAAAGATTCGTATTTACAgccttttctgttttcaatgGGTGATTCATAtacacgaaaaacaaatgtaatttTGGATTGTTTAGTCGTCTGCAGCATATacaaacgccatctattaaGTATTTATAAAAGCACGGCCTGCTATCTATGATTTTTTACCTACAGCAAAGTCGAATATTTATCCTGGATAACGCTGTcgcatactggcgcgctattATTAGCAGCACGAATGTtcagtgtatttaaaaaacagctgacttaatgaaaaattgaacaattttcccggaatcagtaTTTAAGTTTAAATACATTCTgagatattcaaccaatttca is a genomic window containing:
- the LOC130692443 gene encoding uncharacterized protein LOC130692443; protein product: MANTSTQGEIKSEPNEKQQKSGWWPSFKALGHGLLAAVGLRKAKHPLHEQYPDSCHLGGEPDQLAEQCKHVLLVTGEKLGLTEKYSEEEPSPSEAQERLHIE